The following nucleotide sequence is from Candidatus Cloacimonadota bacterium.
TTTTCGTCTGTATCAAAAAACAATTTCCAATCAAATTTATCTGGATCAAATTCATCGGAGCGAAATTGATTCTTGGGAAAAACACGTTTTTCAGGGCAAGTTCTGAAATAGTTATTTCTTTGTGAAAGAGGTTGATCGATCTTAGCAGCTACAAGTTCAATTTTACGATAATTTTTTTCAAATAGCCAAACTTGCAGATCACAGATTATTTCTTTGTTTGCAAAATAATTTTTCCAATTTTTATAAAGCTGAGAATAACAATCTAATATTCCATTAAAATAACTTTGTGGTGGATTTTCTCCATTCATTCCAAACCAGGGATCTATCCAGAGTTTTACATAAGTTTCATTATAATTTTCGAATTGCTGTATATTCGGTTCTTTATTTTCTTCAAACCATTTTTCTATCATCATGTCACTATATTTCATGATTCCAAGTTTGTTTTGGCAATATCCGTGTCAATGAAACTAAACAAATGATCTGTTTAACTTCTTTTTATTTGACGATTTGCATGCCTTTCATTTTTTGAACAACAATATAATATATGGATAGAAATATGAAATTGCATGAAATGCCGAATATAGGAAAGCAGTTAGCTGCAAAGTTGGAAAAAGTAGGAATTAATGATTCTGAAGAATTTATAACAATTGGCAGTAAAGAAGCCTTTGTCAGGATAAAAACAGAACTTGATGACGGCTGCATAAATATGCTTTATACTTTGGAAGGAGCTGTGCAGGGTATTCGCTGGCATTCACTTTCCAAAGATCAAAAAAATGAATTGAAAATTTTTTATGATTCATTGGAAGCAAAGTAGGTAGATGATGAAAGAAGAACTCAAAAAAATTCCCGGTGTCGATATACTTTTAAATGCCGATGAGATAAAATCTCTCATCGAGCAAACTGGAACTGAACTGGTGAAATTTGCCATTCGGGAAGTTGTGAGAAATGAAAGAGAAAATGTTTTGTCAGGACATAATTTTTCTGGCGATCATAACTTAAAACATCATATTTCCAAAATAGTGAAATCAATAGCAGAAAGCTCACTGAAACCGATGGTGAATTGTACTGGAGTCGTTCTTCACACAAACCTGGCGCGAGCACCGCTGGGAGATT
It contains:
- a CDS encoding TfoX/Sxy family protein encodes the protein MKLHEMPNIGKQLAAKLEKVGINDSEEFITIGSKEAFVRIKTELDDGCINMLYTLEGAVQGIRWHSLSKDQKNELKIFYDSLEAK
- a CDS encoding L-seryl-tRNA(Sec) selenium transferase; protein product: MMKEELKKIPGVDILLNADEIKSLIEQTGTELVKFAIREVVRNERENVLSGHNFSGDHNLKHHISKIVKSIAESSLKPMVNCTGVVLHTNLARAPLGDWIQKEMKPILQGYSNLEFDLSSGKRGQRNDHISGIIKFVTGAEDAVVVNNNAAA